A section of the Thunnus albacares chromosome 6, fThuAlb1.1, whole genome shotgun sequence genome encodes:
- the LOC122984727 gene encoding P2Y purinoceptor 14-like — MSAAGMDHLNSTHRLTNQSDFSSLFTKQILPSLYFVICIVGVSLNGVAAWIFFRVPSDSGLVVYLKNMVVADLLMLFSFPFKVAAQLGLGGWHLQVIICRYTAVLFFSSMYVGIVFMGLISLERYVKVVRHTSSSSCSCMSRLGGVSLLHLLQNACFAQGLALLTWSLFLLCFLPNAVLTSRPANEENWRHCKQLKTPLGLQWHRGSIIFSMALFWVTLLVLVFCYTSIARHIYQSYHRVRRDSSNICRKSHCSIFSILVVFFICFVPYHVCRVLYTLMPESDFSQTSRYLLFQLKEGTVFLSALNVCLDPIIYFLMCGTFRESLLRKLSRKRRIRRIKTTAVTLSKT; from the coding sequence GGATGGATCACCTCAACTCCACCCACCGCCTAACCAACCAATCAGACTTCAGCAGTCTCTTCACCAAGCAGATCCTACCATCACTCTACTTTGTGATCTGCATCGTGGGTGTTTCCCTCAATGGTGTGGCCGCCTGGATCTTCTTCAGAGTGCCCAGTGACTCAGGGCTGGTGGTCTACCTGAAGAACATGGTGGTGGCTGACCTCCTCATGTTGTTCTCCTTCCCTTTCAAGGTGGCGGCTCAGCTGGGTCTGGGCGGCTGGCACCTGCAAGTTATCATCTGTCGCTACACTGCTGtgctcttcttctcctccatgTATGTTGGGATCGTCTTCATGGGGCTCATCAGCCTGGAGCGCTACGTGAAGGTTGTCCGACAcacatcatcctcctcctgctcctgcaTGTCCAGGCTGGGTGGTGTGTCCTTGCTGCACCTCCTGCAGAATGCCTGCTTCGCCCAGGGGCTGGCGCTCCTCACCTGgagcctcttcctcctctgtttcctgCCCAACGCCGTGCTGACCAGCCGCCCAGCTAATGAGGAGAACTGGCGTCACTGCAAGCAGCTGAAGACGCCGCTGGGGTTGCAGTGGCACAGGGGTTCCATCATCTTCAGCATGGCCCTTTTCTGGGTGACGCTGCTGGTTCTTGTCTTCTGCTACACCTCCATTGCCCGCCACATCTACCAGTCATACCACCGTGTGCGCCGTGACAGCAGCAACATCTGTCGCAAGTCTCACTGTAGCATCTTCAGCATCCTGGTGGTGTTCTTCATCTGCTTTGTGCCATACCATGTCTGCCGTGTGCTGTACACTCTCATGCCAGAGTCAGACTTCAGCCAGACCAGTCGCTACCTGCTGTTCCAGCTGAAGGAGGGGACGGTCTTCCTGTCAGCACTCAACGTCTGCCTCGACCCCATCATCTACTTCCTGATGTGCGGAACCTTCAGAGAGTCACTGCTGAGGAAACTGTCCAGAAAAAGGAGGATTAGAAGAATCAAGACCACCGCTGTGACTCTCAGCAAAACTTAG